From Variimorphobacter saccharofermentans, one genomic window encodes:
- a CDS encoding S41 family peptidase: MKKNFITGMITGICGAALLFSVLGAVLLFGNGMADGDSKDYIAEATEEREADDSEEISAAQGEHKYDEIVKKLAFLEMLVDNYYLEKVDQVNFEDGIYKGFISSLKDPYSTYYTHEEYEALMEGASGVYCGIGATVSQNIDTGIITIVKPFVNGPAYKAGLLPGDIIYKVEGEEVTGNDLSEVVSKMKGKEGTKVNISIVREGETDPIDFTIVRQEIEVPTIEYKMLEDGIGYVVITEFDEITVTQFKAAIDKLEKDGMKGLVVDVRNNPGGLLDSVVKILDRLLPKGLIVYTEDKYGKRDPENAEDDIKLDIPMAVLINGNSASASEIFAGTLQDYKAATIVGTTSFGKGIVQKVIPLSDGTAVKLTISKYYTPKGRNIHKTGITPDVEIELDEEMKKEVTIPVEKDNQLQKAIKVLKNKIKK; encoded by the coding sequence ATGAAGAAGAATTTCATAACCGGAATGATTACTGGAATATGCGGAGCAGCGCTCTTATTTTCCGTTTTAGGAGCTGTATTGTTGTTCGGTAATGGTATGGCAGATGGAGATTCGAAGGATTATATAGCCGAAGCGACTGAAGAGAGGGAAGCTGACGATTCAGAGGAGATCTCGGCGGCGCAGGGAGAGCATAAATATGATGAAATAGTGAAGAAGTTAGCATTTTTAGAAATGCTGGTGGATAATTACTATTTGGAAAAAGTGGACCAGGTGAATTTTGAAGACGGAATATATAAAGGATTTATCAGCAGCCTGAAGGATCCATACTCTACCTACTATACCCACGAAGAATATGAGGCATTGATGGAAGGCGCATCCGGAGTATATTGTGGTATCGGAGCTACGGTAAGTCAGAACATTGACACTGGTATTATAACCATCGTTAAGCCTTTTGTTAATGGGCCAGCATATAAGGCTGGTTTACTTCCAGGTGATATTATATACAAGGTTGAAGGGGAAGAAGTAACAGGAAACGATTTATCTGAAGTAGTTAGTAAAATGAAGGGAAAAGAAGGAACGAAGGTGAATATATCGATCGTTCGCGAAGGAGAGACTGATCCCATTGATTTTACCATAGTTCGACAGGAAATCGAAGTACCCACTATAGAATATAAGATGCTGGAGGATGGCATCGGTTATGTTGTGATTACCGAGTTTGATGAGATTACCGTAACACAGTTTAAAGCAGCCATTGATAAATTAGAAAAGGATGGTATGAAGGGACTGGTAGTCGACGTTCGTAACAACCCGGGTGGATTACTGGATTCTGTTGTAAAGATACTGGACCGTCTTTTACCGAAAGGTTTGATCGTATATACCGAGGATAAGTATGGAAAGCGGGATCCAGAAAATGCTGAGGACGATATCAAGCTCGATATTCCTATGGCGGTGTTGATTAATGGAAATAGCGCCAGTGCTTCTGAAATATTTGCCGGTACACTTCAGGACTATAAGGCAGCAACCATTGTCGGAACCACCAGCTTTGGAAAAGGAATTGTTCAAAAGGTTATTCCACTTTCAGACGGAACAGCTGTAAAGCTTACCATATCAAAGTATTATACGCCAAAGGGTCGAAATATTCATAAAACTGGTATTACTCCAGATGTTGAGATTGAACTGGATGAGGAAATGAAAAAAGAGGTAACAATTCCGGTTGAAAAAGACAACCAGTTACAAAAAGCGATTAAGGTGTTAAAGAATAAAATTAAAAAATAA